One Brassica napus cultivar Da-Ae chromosome C2, Da-Ae, whole genome shotgun sequence DNA window includes the following coding sequences:
- the LOC125582251 gene encoding uncharacterized protein LOC125582251, with amino-acid sequence MKDRILEGPTAAPLIERVLAETLKTPFSWRITDVRYRPAEKIRLPTYAEKANPTVHITAFNIAMGRTNFSEEERDACYCRLFVESLQGPALGWFTGLERDSIHNFHDLTTAFLKQYIMFTKQGATLSDLCNLSQGASQSLRDFMEKFKTVASKVQIPDSVAIDALMNTLYFKSLFREDLYRNPTTSLQDAIARSNNFIRMEEDTAAILKKLNTAAKPTTAPKAPEARQEPRQQASGNKSNQPKSFVYVVEDKNPSPGSIVVVREKGWNVFENDERPQSSSAPSTSSPGSAEPNLWCSYHKSKVHDTRNCMHLVDALFSSYGNGNVELPKPRPNNAKSWSKNKERKAQKNQDKSGTRPKHTEDDKPEERDEDEGEAQVEEEEPRNRRRVQVILARPNPSSDEKEDKRVHDSHENSSKRPNENVGPEGSNDLRNKLRQKSQTTDRIHDFKNDIRSIIEESKARKVEDSSARSHLRL; translated from the coding sequence ATGAAAGACCGGATTCTCGAAGGGCCTACAGCAGCGCCGCTGATCGAACGCGTCCTGGCCGAAACCCTAAAAACCCCTTTTTCCTGGCGAATCACCGACGTTCGGTACCGACCAGCCGAGAAAATTCGCCTTCCGACATACGCCGAAAAAGCAAACCCAACCGTCCACATCACTGCTTTCAACATCGCGATGGGTCGAACCAACTTCTCCGAAGAGGAAAGAGACGCATGCTATTGTCGCCTCTTCGTCGAAAGTCTTCAAGGACCAGCCCTCGGGTGGTTCACTGGATTGGAGCGAGACTCCATCCACAACTTTCACGACCTGACGACTGCATTTCTCAAGCAGTACATTATGTTTACGAAGCAAGGAGCGACCTTATCTGACCTTTGTAATCTATCTCAAGGAGCGAGCCAAAGCCTCCGCGACTTCATGGAAAAGTTCAAAACGGTCGCCTCGAAGGTGCAAATTCCAGACAGCGTCGCCATCGACGCGTTGATGAACACCCTCTACTTCAAGTCCCTGTTTCGCGAGGACCTCTACAGAAACCCCACCACTTCTCTCCAGGACGCTATCGCGAGgtcgaacaacttcatccgaATGGAGGAAGATACAGCAGCGATACTCAAGAAACTCAACACAGCTGCTAAACCGACAACTGCTCCAAAAGCTCCCGAGGCACGCCAAGAACCTCGACAACAAGCCTCAGGCAACAAGTCTAACCAGCCAAAAAGCTTCGTCTATGTGGTCGAAGACAAAAATCCGTCCCCGGGATCAATTGTCGTCGTACGCGAGAAAGGTTGGAACGTCTTTGAGAATGACGAGAGGCCGCAATCCTCTTCGGCGCCTTCAACTTCGAGTCCTGGCTCGGCCGAGCCAAACCTATGGTGCAGCTACCATAAGTCCAAGGTGCACGATACGAGGAACTGCATGCATCTGGTCGATGCCCTCTTCTCATCCTACGGAAACGGAAACGTCGAGCTTCCCAAGCCCAGACCAAACAACGccaagagctggagcaagaacaaAGAAAGGAAAGCTCAGAAGAATCAAGATAAGTCTGGAACTCGGCCAAAGCACACAGAGGATGACAAGCCAGAAGAGCGAGACGAAGACGAGGGCGAAGCACAAGTCGAAGAAGAGGAACCTCGTAATCGTCGACGTGTCCAAGTCATTCTCGCACGACCAAATCCCTCCTCGGATGAAAAAGAGGACAAACGGGTCCATGACTCGCACGAGAACTCCAGCAAGCGACCAAATGAGAACGTCGGGCCAGAAGGGTCAAACGACTTGAGGAACAAGCTCAGGCAAAAGTCGCAGACAACCGATCGCATTCACGACTTTAAGAACGATATCCGCTCAATCATTGAAGAATCCAAGGCCCGAAAGGTCGAGGACTCTAGTGCTCGATCCCACCTCAGGCTCTGA